In Mus musculus strain C57BL/6J chromosome 9, GRCm38.p6 C57BL/6J, one genomic interval encodes:
- the Sln gene encoding sarcolipin produces MERSTQELFINFTVVLITVLLMWLLVRSYQY; encoded by the coding sequence ATGGAGAGGTCTACTCAGGAGCTGTTTATCAACTTCACAGTTGTCCTCATCACCGTTCTCCTTATGTGGCTCCTCGTGAGGTCCTACCAATACTGA